A genomic region of Drosophila kikkawai strain 14028-0561.14 chromosome X, DkikHiC1v2, whole genome shotgun sequence contains the following coding sequences:
- the LOC108083403 gene encoding ubiquitin-conjugating enzyme E2 Q2: MACLNTLKQEIKTLEKIFPKNHERFQILNSSVDELLCRFIDKNGKRYDIHANITETYPSSPPVWFAESEETSVTNAVQILSNTNGRDNHVINQVGILLRELCRLHNVPLPPDIDNLALPLQTPPPSASPLRCEQRPGGGGAGGGVGGGGQHGGNEETDSDQEDIEDPIGESEQESEGDEDLPLEMDDVRSTNKKDDMEVEHLATLERLRQSQRQDYLKGSVSGSVQATDRLMKELRDIYRSDAFKKNMYSIELVNESIYEWNIRLKSVDPDSPLHSDLLMLKEKEGKDSILLNILFKETYPFEPPFVRVVHPIISGGYVLIGGAICMELLTKQGWSSAYTVEAVIMQIAATLVKGKARIQFGATKALSQGQYSLARAQQSFKSLVQIHEKNGWFTPPKEDG, from the exons ATGGCGTGCCTTAACACCCTGAAGCAGGAAATCAAAACTCTGGAGAAGATCTTTCCCAAGAACCACGAGCGCTTTCAGATCCTCAATTCCAGCGTTGACGAGCTCCTCTGCCGGTTCATCGACAAGAACGGGAAGCGCTACGACATCCATGCCAACATAACG GAAACGTATCCCTCATCGCCGCCAGTTTGGTTTGCCGAAAGCGAGGAGACGAGCGTCACAAATGCCGTTCAAATACTTAGCAATACAAATGGGCGGGATAATCACGTGATTAATCAG GTGGGCATACTGCTGCGAGAGCTGTGCCGACTACACAACGTTCCACTGCCACCCGACATCGATAATCTAGCGCTGCCGTTGCAAACGCCACCGCCATCCGCTTCGCCACTGCGCTGCGAACAGAGACCCGGCGGTGGTGGAGCGGGGGGCGGCGTTGGCGGCGGAGGACAGCATGGCGGCAATGAGGAGACCGACTCGGACCAGGAGGACATCGAGGATCCCATTGGCGAGAGCGAACAGGAGAGCGAAGGCGACGAGGATTTGCCGCTGGAGATGGATGATGTACGAAGTACAAACAAG AAGGACGATATGGAAGTGGAACACTTAGCGACCCTCGAAAGACTGCGTCAAAGTCAAAGACAAGACTATTTAAAA GGTTCCGTTTCGGGTTCCGTGCAGGCAACCGATCGATTAATGAAGGAACTGCGTGATATCTATCGATCGGACGCCTTCAAGAAGAACATGTATTCGATTGAGCTCGTAAACGAATCGATCTACGAGTGGAATATACGCCTCAAGTCTGTCGATCCGGACAGTCCCCTGCACAGTGATCTGTTAATGctgaaggagaaggagggcAAGGACAGCATACTGCTCAATATATTGTTCAAGGAGACGTATCCCTTTGAGCCACCCTTTGTGCGGGTTGTTCATCCGATTATCTCAG GTGGCTATGTGCTCATCGGCGGTGCCATCTGTATGGAACTGCTGACCAAACAGGGCTGGAGCTCAGCCTATACCGTGGAGGCGGTGATCATGCAAATAGCTGCCACTCTGGTCAAGGGCAAGGCGCGCATCCAGTTCGGAGCCACCAAG GCGCTGAGCCAGGGCCAATATAGTTTGGCTCGGGCCCAGCAGAGTTTCAAGTCGCTGGTCCAGATCCACGAGAAGAACG GATGGTTCACGCCGCCCAAGGAGGATGGCTAA
- the LOC108083401 gene encoding U3 small nucleolar RNA-associated protein 15 homolog translates to MNTNNFLPLNIRRLQQRAHVETPDTVYWERLAKPEQLKEHNTIDYVDFSPSEPDNFVVTCSVRVQIYNLVTKLVVKNLSRFQKTAYGATFRQDGRLLAAGDEEGHVKLFDTTNRSILRLFKGHTAPVHRTFFTADKQQLASFGDDKTVRMWDVANEKVVQTYEDSHTDYIRAGAMHPQAGYMFVSGGYDGKINLYDTRQETAVVRTLNHGAPVESMLFLPNGGIFVSAGGTQVRVWDMISGCRLLTMMSQHHKTVTCLRLGSDGRRLFSGGLDRHVKIYDVSTYKTVHTLNYPNAVVSLAVSSGDQAVIAGMVDGLISIRRMMVESKPSHLKKIRADRARKQQQKKMAAEPDVPAQPVDHVIKDKIKGTGLKTYDVHLRQFSHKKALDDVMQPQKMEKQPELVVAVIIDLLHRRSLDKALIGRPEPVLIQFIDFLCTHLSESRFMRPLMNASSTLLDVFERQLVACSPQLIKALKRLAAAVQAEIQLTAELMQLKGAMDMLIGISMDGDDVPRKPPAYVKEVKAPRMLPSKAADRYTVFVD, encoded by the exons ATGAACACCAACAACTTCCTCCCACTGAACATACGAAGGCTCCAGCAGCGGGCGCACGTGGAGACCCCGGACACAGTCTACTGGGAGCGCCTGGCG AAACCGGAACAGCTTAAGGAGCACAACACCATCGACTACGTGGACTTCAGTCCCAGCGAGCCAGACAACTTTGTGGTGACCTGCTCGGTGCGCGTGCAAATCTACAATTTGGTGACCAAACTGGTGGTGAAGAATCTCTCGAGGTTTCAAAAGACCGCCTATGGAGCCACATTTAGGCAGGATGGCCGACTGCTAGCCGCCGGCGACGAAGAGGGTCATGTTAAGCTCTTCGACACCACCAACCGGAGTATCCTGCGCCTCTTCAAGGGACACACAGCGCCGGTGCATCGAACCTTCTTCACGGCGGATAAACAGCAACTGGCTAGCTTTGGCGATGACAAGACGGTGCGAATGTGGGATGTGGCCAACGAGAAGGTGGTACAGACATACGAGGATTCGCACACGGACTACATCCGGGCAGGTGCCATGCATCCGCAGGCGGGGTACATGTTCGTTTCCGGCGGCTACGACGGCAAGATCAATCTGTACGATACGCGACAGGAGACGGCAGTGGTGCGCACCCTGAATCACGGGGCTCCCGTGGAGTCCATGCTCTTCCTGCCCAATGGAGGGATCTTTGTCAGCGCCGGCGGCACCCAGGTGCGCGTGTGGGACATGATCAGCGGCTGCCGGCTGCTGACAATGATGTCGCAGCACCACAAGACTGTCACCTGCCTGCGTCTGGGATCTGATGGTCGGCGCTTGTTCTCCGGCGGATTGGATCGGCACGTAAAGATCTACGATGTGAGCACGTACAAGACGGTACACACACTGAACTATCCGAATGCCGTTGTCAGCCTGGCCGTGTCGTCCGGGGATCAGGCTGTCATAGCCGGCATGGTCGATGGATTGATCTCGATTCGCCGGATGATGGTGGAAAGCAAGCCGAGTCACCTGAAAAAGATCCGTGCGGATAGGGcgcggaagcagcagcaaaagaaaaTGGCCGCCGAACCCGACGTCCCTGCCCAACCGGTGGATCATGTCATCAAGGACAAAATCAAGGGGACAGGCCTAAAAACCTACGATGTGCATCTGCGTCAGTTCAGTCACAAAAAGGCTCTCGACGATGTGATGCAGCCCCAAAAGATGGAAAAGCAGCCCGAGCTAGTGGTGGCCGTAATTATAGACCTGCTTCACCGACGCTCCCTGGACAAGGCTTTAATTGGTCGCCCCGAGCCCGTGCTCATCCAGTTTATCGATTTTTTGTGCACACACCTGAGCGAGTCGCGGTTTATGAGGCCGCTGATGAATGCCTCCAGCACATTATTGGATGTCTTCGAACGGCAGCTGGTGGCCTGCAGTCCCCAGCTTATCAAGGCTTTGAAACGCCTGGCGGCAGCTGTCCAAGCGGAAATCCAGCTAACCGCCGAGCTGATGCAGCTCAAGGGGGCCATGGACATGCTCATTGGCATCTCAATGGATGGCGACGATGTGCCGCGCAAGCCGCCCGCCTATGTCAAGGAGGTCAAGGCACCAAGAATGCTGCCCTCCAAGGCCGCAGATAGGTACACGGTCTTTGTGGATTGA
- the temp gene encoding protein prenyltransferase alpha subunit repeat-containing protein 1, translating into MEEERNEKKVLCEKIIQDINAVFLKDQDLASFEIIPKETNCNKSPVVHVEHNLGLESWCAQHVYDHAHRTLISHRRQSSQQQLRTLQQQQQSDILAKYLNVALLINPDVTTFWHIRRQLVQKNRLSINKELQFSALVLSIKPKSNEAFAYRRWLYSFQSADAIDWPNEIGICERAADRCASNYHAWSHRQWILQSGPCLLQSELLRTEKFMRKHISDYSCYHYRQVLLGRAYELCFALPTDPGPNCPSPLASLQQLLTNYGLRGADRAEDMLDLLLPGMDRSAVSSQRLRSFLYCCNVAASDMRLCEEQKAMYGQRDCFELHRRAALKFIVEQCVRLEAGGLLAAHPAATEDVHRHLRQLDFETHPFLAAVRREESALGAKHRRWCNLHLSFGYPAD; encoded by the exons ATGGAGGAGGAACGCAACGAGAAGAAGGTGCTCTGCGAGAAGATCATACAGGATATCAATGCGGTGTTTCTCAAGGATCAGGATCT CGCTTCCTTCGAGATTATTCCCAAGGAGACCAATTGCAACAAATCGCCGGTGGTGCATGTTGAGCACAATCTGGGCCTGGAGTCGTGGTGTGCCCAGCATGTCTACGATCATGCCCATCGCACCCTCATCTCGCACCGGCGTCAGtcgtcgcagcagcagctgcgaacgctccagcagcagcagcagagcgaCATTCTGGCCAAGTACCTGAACGTGGCGCTGCTAATCAATCCCGATGTGACCACTTTCTGGCACATCCGCCGCCAGCTGGTGCAAAAGAACCGGCTGAGCATCAATAAGGAGCTGCAGTTCTCCGCCCTGGTGCTCTCCATCAAGCCCAAGTCCAACGAGGCGTTCGCCTATCGCCGCTGGCTGTACTCCTTTCAAA GCGCCGATGCCATTGACTGGCCCAACGAGATTGGGATCTGCGAGCGGGCGGCCGATCGCTGTGCCAGCAATTACCATGCCTGGTCGCACCGTCAGTGGATCCTGCAGAGCGGCCCCTGCCTGCTGCAATCGGAGCTCCTGCGGACGGAAAAGTTTATGCGGAAGCACATCAGCGACTACAGTTGCTATCACTATCGCCAGGTGCTACTCGGACGCGCCTACGAGCTCTGCTTCGCCCTGCCCACCGACCCGGGTCCCAATTGCCCCTCTCCCTTGGCCAGTCTCCAGCAGCTGCTGACCAACTATGGCCTGAGGGGGGCGGACAGGGCGGAGGACATGCTGGACCTGCTGCTGCCCGGAATGGATCGCAGTGCGGTAAGCAGCCAGAGGCTACGCTCCTTTCTCTACTGCTGCAATGTGGCCGCCAGCGATATGCGGCTGTGCGAGGAGCAAAAGGCCATGTATGGGCAAAGGGATTGCTTTGAGCTGCATCGCCGGGCCGCGCTCAAGTTCATTGTGGAGCAGTGCGTCCGCCTCGAGGCAGGCGGCTTGCTAGCGGCACATCCAGCCGCGACGGAAGATGTGCATCGACATTTGAGACAGCTGGACTTTGAGACGCATCCCTTTCTGGCCGCCGTGCGGCGGGAGGAGTCTGCTCTGGGCGCCAAGCATCGTCGCTGGTGCAACCTACACCTGAGCTTTGGCTATCCGGCGGATTAG